From Achromobacter spanius, a single genomic window includes:
- a CDS encoding Bug family tripartite tricarboxylate transporter substrate binding protein, with translation MQHASPLNLARRRLLQGAAAGTALMLAGAARAADAYPSKPVTMIVPYAPGGQGDVFARILAERLGTEFKQTFIVENRPGASGAVGSRIVLRAPADGYTLLLGQTGEIAVNPYAMKSLGYDPLREFAPVILVGDSPLVLAVPEKSPYADLAALIAAARAKPDALAYASSGTATPGHLAAAALALGTQTRMIHAPYKGAGQAMSDLLGGHVDFFFSSASAVMPHINSGRLKALAVSSRERLGILPNVPTISEAAVPDFQFSLWGGVFAPAQTPPAVVEQLNAQLNAILAEPAIKSRLEGDGAAVRPNSSQDFTAFVRSEAAKYQNLVQATGVQVE, from the coding sequence ATGCAGCATGCTTCCCCCCTGAACCTCGCGCGCCGCCGCCTTTTGCAAGGCGCGGCGGCCGGCACGGCGCTGATGCTGGCCGGCGCGGCACGCGCGGCCGACGCGTATCCGTCCAAACCCGTGACGATGATCGTGCCCTACGCGCCCGGCGGTCAGGGCGACGTCTTCGCCCGCATCCTGGCCGAACGCCTGGGCACGGAATTCAAGCAGACCTTCATCGTTGAGAACCGCCCCGGCGCGTCGGGCGCAGTGGGGTCGCGCATCGTGCTGCGCGCGCCGGCCGACGGCTACACGCTGCTGCTGGGCCAGACCGGCGAAATCGCCGTCAACCCTTACGCCATGAAGTCGCTGGGCTACGACCCGCTGCGCGAATTCGCCCCGGTGATCCTGGTGGGCGATTCGCCGCTGGTACTGGCCGTGCCGGAAAAGTCGCCCTATGCGGACCTGGCCGCGCTGATCGCCGCAGCCCGTGCCAAACCCGACGCCCTGGCCTACGCGTCCTCCGGCACCGCCACGCCCGGCCACCTGGCCGCCGCCGCGCTGGCGCTCGGCACGCAGACACGCATGATCCACGCGCCGTACAAGGGCGCGGGCCAGGCCATGTCCGACCTGCTGGGCGGCCACGTCGACTTCTTCTTTTCCAGCGCGTCGGCCGTCATGCCGCACATCAACAGCGGCCGCCTGAAGGCGCTGGCGGTATCCTCGCGTGAGCGCCTGGGCATCCTGCCCAACGTTCCCACCATCAGCGAAGCCGCTGTGCCGGACTTCCAATTCAGCCTGTGGGGCGGCGTCTTCGCGCCCGCGCAGACGCCCCCGGCGGTGGTCGAACAGCTCAACGCGCAGCTGAACGCCATTCTGGCCGAGCCCGCGATCAAGTCGCGGCTTGAAGGCGACGGCGCCGCCGTGCGCCCGAACTCTTCGCAGGACTTCACGGCCTTCGTGCGCAGCGAAGCCGCCAAGTATCAGAACCTGGTGCAAGCCACCGGGGTCCAGGTCGAATAA
- a CDS encoding MFS transporter, whose amino-acid sequence MQQADIHTPGRPLAAQDQAASLRAPKRATQLSLFIAGFALSSWAPLVPFAQQRLGADAATLGSVLLCLGLGAVIGMPGAGALVGRVGCKALIVTAGLVLAAVLPLMAIASTAFSLGLCLLIFGAATGAIDVAANVHGTEVQRIARQPLMSGFHGLYSIGGLVGAAAMTAIIAAGASAAAATLAAGLVIALCVLRAAPGFLVLPPAKTGPLLIVPRGVVAGIGLLAMVIFLAEGAMLDWSALLLSRDKGVDQRFAGVGYSVFACAMTLIRFVGDRLVTRAGERVVLVAGFLITAGGLALAAWSSHLAVVYPAIALAGLAAGNVVPILFSLAGRQTLMPPSQAIAAASMLGYLGVLLGPAVLGYAAHAVGLIDAFLWLAGLVALSAVAIRLVVRR is encoded by the coding sequence TTGCAGCAGGCTGACATTCACACCCCGGGCAGGCCACTGGCCGCTCAGGACCAGGCCGCGTCGCTGCGGGCGCCCAAGCGCGCCACGCAGTTGTCGCTGTTCATCGCAGGGTTCGCCTTGTCGTCGTGGGCGCCGCTGGTGCCGTTTGCGCAGCAGCGTCTGGGCGCCGATGCGGCCACGCTGGGTTCCGTGTTGCTGTGCCTGGGTCTGGGCGCCGTGATCGGCATGCCGGGCGCGGGCGCGCTGGTGGGGCGCGTGGGTTGCAAGGCCCTGATCGTGACGGCAGGCCTTGTCCTGGCAGCCGTGCTGCCGCTGATGGCGATTGCATCGACCGCGTTCTCGTTGGGTCTGTGCCTGTTGATCTTCGGCGCGGCCACCGGCGCCATCGACGTGGCGGCGAACGTGCATGGCACCGAGGTCCAGCGCATTGCCCGGCAGCCGCTCATGTCGGGATTCCATGGGCTGTACAGCATCGGGGGGCTCGTTGGCGCTGCTGCAATGACGGCGATCATTGCCGCTGGCGCCAGCGCGGCGGCCGCAACCCTCGCCGCCGGTCTGGTCATCGCGCTGTGCGTGCTGCGGGCCGCGCCCGGCTTTCTGGTCCTGCCGCCAGCAAAAACGGGGCCGTTGCTGATCGTGCCCCGAGGAGTCGTGGCCGGTATCGGCCTGCTGGCGATGGTGATCTTCCTGGCCGAAGGTGCCATGCTGGACTGGAGCGCGCTGCTGCTGTCGCGCGACAAGGGCGTGGACCAGCGGTTTGCCGGCGTGGGGTATTCGGTCTTTGCGTGCGCCATGACGCTGATCCGCTTTGTGGGCGACCGGCTCGTGACGCGAGCGGGTGAGCGCGTGGTGCTGGTCGCGGGCTTTCTGATCACGGCGGGCGGTTTGGCGCTGGCGGCGTGGAGCAGCCACCTGGCCGTCGTGTATCCCGCCATCGCCTTGGCTGGGCTTGCCGCCGGCAATGTCGTGCCGATCCTCTTTTCACTGGCGGGACGCCAGACCCTCATGCCGCCGTCGCAGGCAATCGCGGCGGCCAGCATGCTGGGCTATCTGGGCGTGCTGCTGGGACCTGCGGTGCTCGGCTACGCCGCGCATGCCGTGGGTCTGATCGACGCGTTTCTCTGGCTTGCGGGATTGGTGGCGCTGTCGGCGGTTGCCATTCGCCTCGTGGTGCGGCGGTAA
- a CDS encoding tripartite tricarboxylate transporter substrate binding protein → MKQFNVSPQRLLAGLALLLPALCAPAAASADTYPSRPITLVVPFAAGGGTDSIARDMARTLADKLGQSVVVENRGGGGGSIGAALVANARPDGYTLLFATSTFVTNAAAGISTTYDVRKSFAPVAMLGRGPLFVVTAKDLKLTSIAGLRELAAKPDADLNFCSAGNGSINHLAGELFKQKTNAAMTHVPYKGSGPATVDLLAGRVQVFFATVPTILSQVRDQRVDLLAVTGKTRSPLFPDTPTVAETGVPDFDITTWWGVLAPAGTPPDVVAKLNQSINAAAADTLVADRLKHEGAQAISGSPDDFGKALAAELEMWQGVVKKSGMALD, encoded by the coding sequence ATGAAGCAGTTCAACGTATCCCCGCAGCGTCTGCTGGCGGGGCTGGCCCTTCTTTTGCCCGCGCTTTGCGCGCCGGCGGCCGCGTCCGCCGACACCTACCCCAGCCGCCCCATCACGCTGGTGGTGCCGTTTGCGGCGGGCGGCGGCACGGACAGCATTGCGCGCGACATGGCGCGCACGCTGGCCGACAAACTGGGTCAGTCCGTGGTCGTGGAAAACCGCGGCGGCGGTGGCGGCTCCATCGGCGCCGCGCTGGTCGCCAATGCGCGCCCCGACGGCTACACGCTGCTCTTTGCCACGTCGACCTTCGTGACCAACGCCGCCGCCGGCATCAGCACCACCTACGACGTGCGCAAGTCTTTCGCGCCCGTCGCCATGCTGGGCCGCGGCCCGCTCTTCGTGGTGACGGCCAAGGACCTGAAGCTGACCTCCATCGCCGGGCTGCGCGAGCTCGCCGCCAAGCCGGACGCCGACTTGAACTTCTGCTCGGCCGGCAACGGCAGCATCAACCATCTGGCCGGCGAACTGTTCAAGCAGAAGACCAATGCCGCCATGACGCACGTGCCGTACAAGGGCAGCGGCCCGGCCACCGTCGATCTGTTGGCCGGCCGCGTTCAGGTGTTCTTCGCCACCGTGCCCACCATCCTGTCGCAGGTTCGCGACCAGCGCGTGGATCTGCTGGCCGTCACGGGCAAGACCCGCTCGCCGCTCTTTCCCGACACGCCCACCGTGGCCGAGACGGGTGTGCCCGACTTCGACATCACGACGTGGTGGGGCGTCCTGGCGCCGGCCGGCACGCCGCCCGACGTCGTCGCCAAGCTGAACCAGTCCATCAACGCCGCCGCCGCCGACACGCTCGTGGCCGACCGCCTGAAGCACGAGGGCGCGCAGGCCATCAGCGGTTCACCGGACGACTTCGGCAAGGCCCTGGCCGCCGAACTGGAGATGTGGCAAGGCGTGGTCAAGAAGTCCGGCATGGCGCTGGACTGA
- a CDS encoding isocitrate/isopropylmalate dehydrogenase family protein, producing MKIVVLPGDGIGPETMAVAVDVLEAASRRFGLNLQFDHDIAGHDSLKKHGATVTPALLEKVKAADGLMLGPMATYDFKDEARGEINPSMYFRKKLDLHANIRPARTYPGMQARLGEFDLVVVRENTEGFYADRNVESGGSEMLITPDVVVSLRRITRQCCERIARTAFELAMTRNKHVTMVHKANVLKLGDGMFLEMCRQVAQEFPDVRVDDVIVDAMMAHVVRAPQRYDVVVTTNMFGDILSDLTAELSGSLGLGGSLNAGRDYAMGQAAHGSAPDIAGQNIANPISLILSGAMLLNWHGQKTGNAAFTQAAAAIEATIADTILAQECTRDVGGKLGTREAGAAFVARLQAG from the coding sequence ATGAAAATCGTTGTACTCCCCGGCGACGGCATCGGCCCCGAAACCATGGCGGTCGCCGTCGACGTGCTTGAAGCCGCGTCGCGCCGCTTCGGCCTGAACCTGCAATTCGACCACGACATCGCGGGCCATGACAGCCTGAAAAAGCACGGCGCCACCGTCACGCCCGCCCTCCTGGAAAAGGTCAAGGCGGCCGACGGCCTGATGCTCGGCCCCATGGCCACCTATGACTTCAAGGACGAGGCCCGCGGCGAGATCAATCCGTCGATGTACTTTCGCAAGAAGCTCGACCTGCACGCCAACATCCGCCCCGCGCGCACCTATCCCGGCATGCAGGCGCGTCTGGGCGAATTCGATCTGGTCGTGGTGCGCGAAAACACCGAAGGCTTCTATGCCGACCGCAACGTCGAGTCCGGCGGCAGCGAAATGCTGATCACGCCCGATGTCGTCGTGTCGCTGCGCCGCATCACCCGCCAATGCTGCGAGCGCATCGCGCGCACGGCGTTCGAGCTGGCCATGACGCGCAACAAGCACGTCACGATGGTGCACAAGGCCAACGTGCTGAAGCTGGGCGACGGCATGTTCCTGGAGATGTGCCGCCAGGTCGCGCAGGAGTTTCCGGACGTGCGCGTGGACGACGTGATCGTCGACGCCATGATGGCGCACGTGGTGCGCGCGCCGCAGCGCTACGACGTCGTCGTCACCACCAACATGTTCGGCGACATCCTGTCCGACCTGACCGCCGAACTATCCGGCAGCCTGGGCCTGGGCGGCTCGCTGAACGCCGGCCGCGACTACGCGATGGGCCAGGCTGCGCACGGCTCGGCGCCCGACATCGCCGGCCAGAACATCGCCAACCCGATCTCGCTGATCCTGTCGGGCGCGATGCTGCTGAACTGGCACGGCCAGAAGACCGGGAACGCCGCGTTCACGCAGGCCGCCGCCGCCATCGAGGCCACCATCGCCGACACCATCCTCGCGCAGGAATGCACGCGTGACGTGGGCGGCAAGCTGGGCACGCGCGAAGCCGGCGCGGCCTTCGTCGCGCGCCTGCAGGCGGGCTGA
- a CDS encoding GntR family transcriptional regulator, producing MPIPKSNSQAFAAYNEIKRRILVGMFTPSHRLREVEVAEQLEMGRTPVREALKRIQDEGLITHEPGRGLVVTTMDQQEVGELYSMREVLEGAAAAFAARHATDAEIANMQAILDEGDNGDPVAQNLRFHQAIYSAAHNRYLIRSLHSLTETTYLLGRSTLSSSERAGRSNQEHQAIVDAIRARDVQGAQDAAQHHIHQALLERLKMLRQG from the coding sequence TTGCCCATTCCGAAAAGCAATTCGCAGGCCTTTGCCGCCTACAACGAGATCAAGCGCCGCATCCTGGTGGGCATGTTCACGCCCAGCCACCGCCTGCGCGAAGTCGAAGTCGCCGAGCAGCTCGAGATGGGCCGTACCCCGGTGCGCGAGGCGCTCAAGCGCATTCAGGACGAAGGGCTCATCACGCACGAGCCCGGCCGCGGACTGGTGGTCACCACGATGGACCAGCAGGAGGTCGGCGAGCTCTATTCCATGCGCGAAGTGCTGGAGGGGGCCGCCGCCGCCTTCGCCGCGCGCCACGCCACCGACGCCGAGATCGCGAACATGCAGGCCATCCTGGACGAAGGCGACAACGGCGACCCCGTCGCGCAGAACCTGCGCTTTCACCAGGCCATCTACAGCGCCGCGCACAACCGCTACCTGATCCGCTCGCTGCATTCGCTGACCGAGACCACCTATCTGCTGGGACGCAGCACGCTCAGCTCTTCCGAGCGGGCCGGCCGCTCCAACCAGGAACACCAGGCCATCGTCGACGCCATCCGCGCCCGCGACGTCCAAGGCGCGCAAGACGCCGCCCAACACCATATTCACCAGGCCCTGCTGGAACGCCTAAAGATGCTGCGCCAGGGCTGA
- a CDS encoding LysR substrate-binding domain-containing protein, producing MKDHQLRAWLKVAELRSIRAAARSLHLSQAAVTKAIKELETELDAPLLTRSPKGIAVTECGEHLTVRARLAQAQLALARQDIRQLLSGAQARVAVGVTPMVMLSVLPDVLAEFRTSMPAAQVKVSEGLLASVQPALRNGALDFALASRMNDGAGGQEFEFEELRPLEFMIACRKGHPLARARRWDDIRGCEWLLNVSGGSHTEAFLRGLRAHGLPEPARVIECDTFGVMWSLMTRSDALIICPSGMLDIKPYGDEARRIRADVPMPVASIGIMTLQGTPLSLAAATMADLFRRRVAAMP from the coding sequence ATGAAAGACCATCAACTGCGCGCGTGGCTGAAAGTGGCCGAACTGCGCAGCATCCGCGCCGCCGCACGCAGCCTGCACCTCAGCCAGGCCGCTGTCACCAAGGCCATCAAGGAACTCGAAACCGAACTGGACGCACCGCTCTTGACGCGCAGCCCCAAGGGCATCGCCGTCACCGAATGCGGCGAGCATCTGACGGTGCGGGCCCGCCTGGCGCAGGCGCAACTCGCGCTGGCGCGCCAGGACATCCGCCAATTGCTCAGCGGCGCGCAGGCCAGGGTGGCGGTCGGCGTGACGCCGATGGTCATGCTTAGCGTGCTGCCCGACGTGCTGGCCGAATTCCGGACCAGCATGCCGGCCGCGCAGGTCAAGGTCTCGGAAGGCCTGCTGGCCTCGGTGCAGCCGGCGCTGCGCAACGGCGCGCTTGATTTTGCGCTGGCCTCGCGCATGAACGACGGCGCTGGCGGTCAGGAGTTCGAATTCGAGGAACTGCGCCCGCTGGAATTCATGATCGCCTGCCGCAAAGGCCATCCGCTGGCGCGCGCGCGGCGCTGGGACGATATCCGCGGCTGCGAATGGCTGCTCAACGTCTCTGGCGGCAGCCATACCGAAGCCTTTCTGCGGGGCCTGCGCGCGCACGGCCTGCCCGAGCCTGCGCGCGTCATCGAATGCGACACCTTTGGCGTCATGTGGAGCCTCATGACCCGTAGCGACGCGCTCATCATCTGCCCGTCCGGCATGCTCGACATCAAGCCCTACGGCGACGAGGCCCGGCGCATCCGCGCGGACGTGCCGATGCCGGTCGCCAGCATCGGCATCATGACGCTGCAGGGCACCCCGCTATCGCTGGCGGCCGCCACCATGGCAGACCTCTTCCGGCGGCGCGTCGCGGCGATGCCGTAA
- a CDS encoding LysR family transcriptional regulator, whose amino-acid sequence MNLSLRHMKAFTALAALRSFTRAAEHCCLTQSAFSALISNLESDLGVKLFSRSTRNVELTAEGEAFQNIVAHLLPETERALAEMRDHVERRKGRVALAALPSISSGILPGLIARFSADYPGISVQVQDVASTVCIDMVRNRQVDFALCAAAYPSTDLDIEVLARDTFHFICPASHPLASRRRLSVQDVLDYPIIGFENNSSIRQHLDAAIYPRQWLRSHQVNSLSTAAGFIAAGLGVTIAPTLALFQFRLAGLKAVPLTLPINERDICLARRRDATDSLAAQAFLTLLREHLQPAVQALARTLD is encoded by the coding sequence ATGAATCTTTCGCTACGCCACATGAAGGCCTTCACGGCCCTGGCGGCATTGCGCAGTTTCACGCGCGCGGCCGAACACTGCTGCCTGACCCAGAGCGCGTTCAGCGCGCTGATCTCCAATCTGGAAAGCGACCTGGGCGTGAAGCTGTTCTCGCGCAGCACGCGCAACGTCGAGCTCACGGCTGAGGGCGAAGCCTTCCAGAACATCGTCGCCCACCTGCTGCCCGAGACCGAGCGCGCCCTGGCCGAAATGCGCGACCACGTCGAGCGGCGCAAGGGCCGCGTCGCGCTTGCCGCGCTGCCATCGATATCGTCAGGCATCCTGCCCGGCCTCATCGCCCGTTTCAGCGCGGATTACCCCGGCATCAGCGTGCAGGTGCAGGACGTGGCCAGCACCGTGTGCATCGACATGGTCCGCAACCGCCAGGTGGACTTTGCGCTGTGCGCGGCCGCCTATCCCAGCACCGACCTCGACATCGAGGTGCTGGCGCGCGACACCTTCCATTTCATCTGCCCCGCCAGCCACCCGCTGGCCTCCCGGCGCCGCCTGTCGGTGCAGGACGTGCTGGACTATCCGATCATCGGATTCGAAAACAACAGCAGCATCCGCCAGCATCTGGACGCCGCCATCTATCCCCGGCAGTGGCTGCGCTCGCATCAGGTCAACAGCCTGTCCACGGCCGCCGGCTTCATCGCGGCCGGGCTGGGCGTCACCATTGCGCCCACCCTGGCGCTCTTTCAGTTCCGCCTGGCCGGCTTGAAAGCCGTGCCGCTGACCCTGCCGATCAACGAGCGCGACATCTGTCTGGCGCGGCGCCGCGACGCCACCGATTCGCTGGCCGCGCAGGCATTCCTGACGCTGCTGCGCGAACATCTGCAGCCCGCCGTGCAGGCGCTGGCCCGCACGCTGGACTGA
- a CDS encoding AraC family transcriptional regulator, whose product MSNTRQPAAARAPEPLAAMPDPDLATAPVVGLMEEWMPADQAPHAHRRHQLLCAASGVIHVTTSVGEWVLPATRAIWIGSGTLHSTLVRRPAHTRVLYIDPDVYPMPDGAQCRVVAVSPLMREVIASCASAPWDYAADSPEARLASVLVDLVRTTDHTSVDLPYPTDTRALRLANLLRADPANRQPLESLAGQVGSSPRTIERLFQKEAGLSFGRWRQRQRLLTALEQLAYGESVTNVAFDVGYESASSFVAAFRAVFGTTPARYFKS is encoded by the coding sequence ATGTCGAATACCCGCCAACCTGCCGCCGCACGCGCCCCCGAGCCCCTCGCGGCCATGCCGGACCCCGACCTCGCCACCGCGCCGGTCGTAGGCCTGATGGAGGAATGGATGCCGGCCGATCAGGCGCCCCACGCCCACCGGCGGCATCAGCTGTTATGCGCGGCCAGCGGCGTCATCCACGTCACCACCAGCGTCGGCGAATGGGTGCTGCCCGCCACCCGCGCCATCTGGATCGGCAGCGGCACCCTGCATTCCACGCTGGTCAGGCGGCCGGCGCACACGCGGGTGCTCTACATCGATCCCGACGTCTATCCCATGCCCGACGGCGCGCAATGCCGCGTGGTCGCAGTGAGCCCCCTGATGCGCGAGGTCATTGCCAGCTGCGCGTCCGCGCCGTGGGACTACGCGGCGGACTCCCCGGAAGCGCGCCTGGCCAGCGTGCTCGTCGATCTGGTTCGCACGACTGACCACACCTCGGTCGACCTGCCCTATCCCACCGATACCCGCGCGCTGCGCCTGGCCAATCTCCTGCGCGCCGACCCGGCCAACCGTCAGCCGCTGGAGTCGCTGGCGGGCCAGGTCGGATCCAGTCCCCGCACCATCGAACGCCTGTTCCAGAAGGAGGCCGGCCTGTCGTTCGGCCGGTGGCGCCAGCGCCAGCGGCTGCTCACCGCGCTGGAACAGCTGGCCTACGGCGAAAGCGTCACCAACGTGGCGTTCGACGTGGGGTATGAATCCGCGTCCAGCTTCGTCGCCGCGTTCAGGGCAGTGTTCGGCACGACGCCGGCGCGGTATTTCAAGTCTTGA
- a CDS encoding mandelate racemase/muconate lactonizing enzyme family protein codes for MPTIESVSVCIARVPLANPVTFSTRQVKAREYCLVRVRSTDGQEGLGYCYAVNSAGRLLSVAVTDLLAPRLIGQESLRIEGLWNELYQEALLLGRAGGVMRALSAIDTALWDLNARSAGVPLYQYLGATVKDRVPAYASGGYYQPGKTPDKLAAEMAQHVKEGFRAVKMKVGLESVAGERKRIAAVREAIGDDVRLMLDANNAWRDLPTALEYMRAFEPYHPFWIEEPFSPDDIDNHVRLARATPVTVATGEVEAGRWRFKDLITSGATTILQTDATVCGGITEWRRIAATADSHGITVAPHAWHDVHIHLAASAPNATYVEWMPDDHIVNFRRLIDRQLQAEDGNLLVPTEPGLAFRFDDDAIAEYGVVYPGERDRWQVVR; via the coding sequence ATGCCTACCATCGAATCCGTCTCTGTCTGCATTGCCCGCGTGCCGCTCGCGAATCCGGTCACGTTCTCCACACGCCAGGTCAAGGCGCGCGAATACTGCCTGGTGCGCGTGCGCTCCACCGACGGCCAGGAGGGCCTGGGCTACTGCTACGCCGTGAACAGCGCGGGACGCCTGTTGTCCGTGGCGGTGACCGACCTGCTGGCGCCGCGCTTGATCGGCCAGGAATCGCTGCGCATCGAAGGCCTGTGGAACGAGCTGTACCAGGAAGCCTTGCTGCTGGGCCGCGCCGGCGGCGTGATGCGCGCGCTATCCGCCATCGACACGGCGCTGTGGGACTTGAACGCCCGCAGCGCCGGCGTGCCGCTCTACCAATACCTCGGCGCCACCGTGAAGGACCGCGTGCCCGCTTACGCCAGCGGCGGTTATTACCAGCCGGGCAAGACGCCGGACAAGCTGGCGGCTGAAATGGCGCAGCACGTCAAAGAGGGCTTTCGCGCCGTCAAGATGAAGGTCGGCCTGGAAAGCGTCGCCGGCGAGCGCAAGCGCATCGCCGCCGTGCGCGAGGCCATCGGCGACGACGTGCGCCTGATGCTCGACGCCAACAACGCATGGCGCGACCTGCCCACGGCGCTGGAATACATGCGCGCGTTCGAGCCCTATCACCCCTTCTGGATCGAAGAGCCCTTCTCGCCCGACGACATCGACAATCACGTGCGGCTGGCGCGCGCCACGCCGGTCACCGTCGCCACGGGCGAAGTCGAAGCCGGCCGCTGGCGCTTCAAGGATCTGATCACCAGCGGCGCCACCACCATCCTGCAGACCGACGCGACCGTGTGCGGCGGCATCACCGAATGGCGCCGCATCGCGGCCACGGCGGACAGCCACGGCATCACCGTCGCGCCGCACGCGTGGCACGATGTGCACATCCACCTGGCCGCCAGCGCGCCCAATGCGACCTACGTGGAATGGATGCCGGACGATCACATCGTCAACTTCCGCCGCCTCATCGACCGCCAGTTGCAGGCCGAGGACGGCAATCTGCTGGTGCCCACCGAGCCCGGCCTTGCCTTCCGGTTCGACGACGACGCCATCGCGGAGTACGGCGTCGTCTATCCCGGCGAACGCGACCGCTGGCAGGTCGTGCGTTGA
- a CDS encoding amidohydrolase family protein, translating into MTVPQLPAGACDCHVHVVAPQADYPMLADRHYTPGPASADALRAHMQRLGLAHAVIVQPSIYGSDNRLLVDSLLALDGAARGVAVADEDISDADLTRLHDAGVRGVRVNLESTGASDAAAVSRALSAWAGRLAGQGWHLQVYASLDAIASAAPALARLPVPVVLDHFAMIPAQIALDDPRVRQVLDLVGSGAAYVKLSASYRISADPDDAGEAERVTALARTFIGRNPERALWASDWPHTNREPGKLPTEVSAYRDVAAERLLREIEAWLPDAAIQRQVLAANPAALYGF; encoded by the coding sequence ATGACGGTGCCGCAGCTACCGGCCGGCGCCTGCGACTGCCACGTGCACGTCGTGGCGCCGCAGGCCGACTACCCCATGCTGGCGGACCGGCACTACACGCCCGGTCCCGCGTCAGCGGATGCGCTGCGCGCGCACATGCAACGGCTGGGCCTCGCCCACGCCGTCATCGTGCAGCCCAGCATCTATGGCAGCGACAACCGCCTGCTCGTCGACAGCCTGTTGGCGCTGGACGGCGCGGCGCGCGGCGTTGCCGTGGCCGATGAAGACATCTCCGACGCGGATCTCACCCGCCTGCACGACGCCGGTGTACGCGGCGTGCGCGTCAACCTGGAAAGCACGGGCGCCAGCGACGCCGCCGCCGTCAGCCGCGCACTGTCAGCCTGGGCCGGCCGTCTGGCGGGGCAAGGCTGGCACCTTCAGGTGTACGCCTCGCTCGACGCCATCGCCAGCGCCGCCCCCGCGCTGGCCCGGCTGCCGGTGCCCGTGGTGCTGGATCACTTTGCGATGATTCCGGCGCAGATTGCGCTGGACGACCCGCGTGTGCGCCAGGTGCTGGACCTGGTCGGCAGCGGCGCCGCCTACGTCAAGCTGTCGGCTTCTTACCGCATCAGCGCGGACCCCGATGATGCCGGCGAAGCCGAACGTGTGACCGCGCTGGCCCGCACCTTCATCGGCCGCAATCCGGAACGCGCACTGTGGGCCAGCGATTGGCCGCACACCAATCGCGAGCCGGGCAAGCTTCCCACCGAGGTCAGCGCGTATCGCGACGTCGCGGCCGAACGCCTGCTGCGCGAGATCGAGGCCTGGCTGCCGGATGCGGCAATACAGCGCCAAGTGCTGGCGGCCAATCCCGCGGCGCTGTATGGTTTCTAG
- a CDS encoding tripartite tricarboxylate transporter substrate binding protein, giving the protein MKRLARVLVGGCLSAALAAAAPLAFAENYPAKPVRLMVGMAPGGSNDTVARLVAAELSKTWPQPVIVENKPGANSTIATGELKRSPADGYTLMLVISSHVTNTLLYPNLTYTLKDFAPVSLIADTPFVLVANPKFEPNTTKDLITLAKKKERGIDFGTPGQGSTQHISLELLDQMAGIRMNHIPYKGGAPAQTDVIGGMIPLIFATPTQSLPFIKQNKLKALAVTSKERLPQLPDVPTLAESGVPGYEANVWFGIIAPAGTPQQVVDYLHKEISRVVREPGMQARLDEMGLKPLDESPAQFQQLIDSEKVKWAGVIKQSNIKFD; this is encoded by the coding sequence ATGAAGCGCCTTGCCCGTGTCCTCGTTGGCGGCTGCCTGTCCGCCGCCCTTGCCGCTGCCGCACCCCTCGCCTTCGCCGAGAACTATCCCGCCAAACCCGTGCGCCTGATGGTCGGCATGGCGCCCGGCGGCTCCAACGACACCGTGGCCCGTCTGGTCGCCGCCGAACTGTCCAAGACCTGGCCGCAGCCGGTGATCGTCGAGAACAAGCCGGGCGCGAACAGCACCATCGCCACCGGTGAGCTCAAGCGCTCGCCCGCCGACGGCTACACGCTGATGCTGGTGATCTCTTCGCACGTCACCAACACGCTGCTGTACCCGAACCTCACCTACACGCTCAAGGACTTCGCGCCGGTCTCGCTGATCGCCGACACGCCGTTCGTGCTGGTCGCCAATCCCAAGTTCGAGCCCAATACGACCAAGGACCTGATCACGCTGGCCAAGAAGAAGGAGCGCGGTATCGACTTCGGCACGCCCGGCCAGGGTTCCACGCAGCACATCTCGCTGGAGCTTCTGGATCAGATGGCCGGCATCCGCATGAACCACATCCCCTACAAGGGCGGCGCGCCCGCGCAGACCGATGTAATCGGCGGGATGATTCCGCTGATCTTCGCCACCCCCACGCAAAGCCTGCCTTTCATCAAGCAGAACAAGCTCAAGGCGCTGGCCGTGACCTCCAAGGAACGCCTGCCCCAGCTGCCCGACGTGCCGACGCTGGCCGAATCCGGCGTGCCCGGCTACGAGGCCAACGTGTGGTTCGGCATCATCGCGCCCGCCGGCACGCCGCAACAGGTCGTCGACTACCTGCACAAAGAGATCTCGCGCGTGGTCCGCGAGCCCGGCATGCAGGCGCGCCTGGATGAGATGGGCCTCAAACCATTGGATGAATCGCCCGCGCAATTCCAGCAGTTGATCGACAGCGAAAAAGTGAAGTGGGCGGGCGTCATCAAGCAAAGCAACATCAAGTTCGACTGA